A segment of the Panicum hallii strain FIL2 chromosome 1, PHallii_v3.1, whole genome shotgun sequence genome:
CAACAAGCGGAACTCGGGTCCAAACTCGCGTCAGCCGTGGGCGGGTTTGGCGGTGGCTGGTGGGTGCCGCCGACCCAAGTACGGCGAGCGATCGGGTGGGGCGGTTGCTTGccggaggagaggaagagacaGGAGCGTGGCAGCGCGAGGGaagatactccctccgtccgACGAACAAAGCAACTTCCCGACGAGTTTAattaaatttatacaaaataatATTGATATTAATATTATAAAATAAATCTTATTAGATTAATtatataatatatttttatactaaatCTGTCTagagatataaataatattagtaaattttttatataaattgaTCAAATTTAAAATTGTATAACTTCTGGGAGGCGAGAGTTGCATTTTTTTTAGACAAAGACAATACAATATTTCTCTATTTCTGTTGAGGTTTTGCGAAAGAGTAAGAGTCTCGGTAGCACCTTAAGTCCCGGGTTTGACTTCCGTGAGAGTGAATTTTTATAATTTAACAGCTCGTGCTTTTAGTGGTAGATGACGTTTCCGTCGATAACGAGATGAGACGTCTGTGGTGACTTTATCAATCTCGAGAATTTGTCGGTTTAGCTTTTAAAGATACTTATAGAAGTAGGGTTTACGTATATATATTTATAAAAGTATATATGCGTTGTGAGTGTTTGAGTTGCAGTGTATAATTAAAAAATTACATACATATCATGGGCTTAGGGACGGAGGACCAGAGGGGGATTGTCTTCGGCTCCTGGCCATGGCTTTCGTCCACGAGGACTGAAggaatagagagagagagagatggtgTGGCGAAACACAAGTTTGGGTCCACTTCATCAGGTCAGAGTacttttattattttttttgtTAGAAAACGAGcctcgcggcggcggtggggagaGAACGAGCTGTGATTTCTTGACTCCGGGGAGGGGTCGTCGTGTACCAGGTGAGCAACCCGGGAGAAAGAGGAATGCCAACATAATCCCTCAAGAAGCCGTGGATGTGGTGTGAATAGAGATATAAGTTACATTTATTTTAGATTATTAGATCATCTAAAaatttgataaaataaattagGATGGTATTATGCATGATTAATTTAGAAGAAAAAATAAACTAGGATGGTATACCATCGTAATTATTTAGTTGATCCATAAAATATAAAATATCATTAGATACCACTTGCATTTCTAAGCGTGGACAATCAATGATTTTAATACCTCGCTAGCTCTGAAAGCTAGTATGCTTTAGCAGCTTAACATGCAAAAGGTTCTTCGGTAAATCGGTCTCCACACAAGATCTGTATAGGAGTTTGTAAGTGCAGTGACCAAAGAGATTGCGTTGCATGAATATCAGTTTTGATAGGTTTGAAGAATTTTATAGCATTAAATTTCATGCCATATCATCAATTTTATTGACATAGGGAGGAAAGAGAAGGAGGAAGTTTCATGGGATGAGAGAGAAATCGGCACAGTTACCTAGTTCTCAGTTTTGATAACTATGCTATGAAATTGTGCACTAAGACTAGCCTAATACTCCTCAGTTTTAAATTACCTGTCACTTTAGATTTGTTCTAATTCAAACATCTCTAATTTTAACCAACCTTTTTACAATAACAAATAAATATACTACCAATATATATTTTACTGTGGATCTAACAAAACTTTTTTGATGTTGTAGATGCTGATACttatttctataaatttggtcgAAATTAAATAAATTTGACTCACAATAAAACCAAAATAACAAGTAGTTTCAATAGAAGGAGCAGTAATCATTGATATCCCCACACACATTCACATTAACGCTTCTATGAgaccaaagtttggaaatcctAACCTTACGCACCCAGTCTCTATGAAGCGATAGAAGTTCTTGTTCATGATTGGCGAGTGCTGATTCTCATTTGCCACTGCTCGTTAAAATAATGATTTTAATTGTCATTTTCCTCTTCTCTACCCTCATTTTGAACGCATGCAGTTTTCTTCCTTCACGTGGCATGGAACAAACAGCCCTCAGAAGTCAAAACATAGGCGACACGAGATGAAAAGTCTACGCTGCTATGCTGTCAGTGCAGATCTTCGAAATTGACCGCTGAGAAGTTGCCGCGAAGTGGGAGAACATGAAGCCACACGTGCAACCTTGCCAACAAATTGCGTACTCGCAACACAGCTACACACTGAGACAGGATCAAGCATTAGAGGTTACCTTTGGATCCGGGTGACTAAACTAAATTTTAGTTCAATCATATCGGATGTTTgatactaattagaagtattaaatatagactaattataaactaattgtataaatagagactaattcgcgagatgaatctattaagtctaattaatctatcattagcgtatatttactgtagcacaccATTATCAAACcatggactaattagatttaataaattcgtctcgcgaattagtctccatttatgcaattggttttataattaatttatatttaatacttctaattaatGTTTAAACATCCAATATGGCAATAACGTTTAGTTTGGGGTATTCAAACACTCCCCGAGACTTCGCCCACACCCACCAAATATCAGAGCATGAATGATGCTCATCTTTCACATTTTCACTTCTCTCCACTCCGACTTTAAGGTTGCTTGCTCCTTACATATTTCTTTTGAACGAACGCTCGTTACATATTTGTAGCAAGCCAACATTTGATGGATTTGAGACATAAACTATTGTGATTTGCAAGTTCTATGAGTATTGCTTTATAGATGCCAAATTTGGTCTTCAACGCTGAGCACATCCAGCCTCTGGTCACAATGCGTGCGATTTCGGCTCATGTTCAACTTTGGTCTCACAGATCCCATGCTGTGTCGGACAAAGCTTTTCTGTACCCGTGGAGTTTCTAGCCTTGATGTAACATAATTTCTTGCTGGAAAACCCTCAATCACTCCCCATGATGCAAATTTAAATATGTACAACTTTTCATATTAGTACAAATGTTCAGACCGGCTTCTTGCCTGGAGACCCTCTCAAAAAAGATGCAAACTAGGTAGAAACCATTTGAGATGAATTTTGTTTTCTCTACATAATTTTAATGTGACAAATATTTTCTTTGCACAATATCAACTGATTGGTGCTTTGCTATTTATATTAGTGCACGACGCCCTTCATTTTTAGTTTCGTCTTGGATACGAAAATAATAGGACTGACCGTGTACTCAACTGATATGTGCTCAAGCTCAACGGTCAGCGCCTCAACCAATCCAAGAATCACCGGTGCACTTTATTATTCTTCCATCTGTCTTCTCGGTCGTCCCTGCCTCTCCCCAGTCCATCCACGGCCATTGCCGTCAAACACGTGGGGTGACcctcaaaataaaaaaaataaccACATGGGGCGAAGCTGCCAAACATTCAAACCTCATAGATGCCCCTCTCCCGGAGGCCCCCAAGATGCTCTCTCTTCCTCCATTAGATTAGATCAGCTCCCTCCTCGCTGTCCCGTGTCCTCCTCTCCAAGAACCATGTCCTCCTTGTTGCTTCAATCTCCGAGGGCTCGCCTCCTCCTGACCGCCCCGTCGAGCCGACGCCACCTGCAATGCAAAGAACATCTCTTGTTGCCGCGGAGGATGCCAAGGGTGCGGCTCGGCGTGCGCATGGCCGATACGGCCTGGGtcgagagcggcggcggggcgtcgCCGGAGGTCGGGGTCTCCGCCGAGGGAGGCGCGGTGCAGGACCTGGGAAGAGATGACGAACTGCGAGGCCCGTCGCCGGAAGCGAACGGGTGGGCGACCGTGGAGGCGGCGCTGAACTGGGTGGTTAGTGCTTCTTGGCATGGAACTTATAtatagacacacacacacacacacgatgTTCATGTTCTTGATGAATACCAGTTTGTACAAAATGATCTTGAGTTTCACTTTTGCTTTACAAAAGTTTTGTTAGTGTCATCGAAATGATCTTTCATTTTAGTCCCTCCCTCCATGGGGACTGGCCTTTGGCAACTCTGGAAAATTGACATGATAAAATGTATTAGAATTAGTCTTACACAAGATCCAACTTTGGCAGGATATCTTTTGTTTGGGTAGAAAATGTAACATGTTGGGTTTTCATAGACACAATCCCGCTACACCACGCTAATTGATTTTTTTTAAGCACGGAATTTTGTGATAATCCCTACATCTCAAAGCAAGTTGATTGTAGAAATTTTTTTGTCTCACAATAATCTACTGCCACCAAACAGATGCCACAAATCAGAATGGCTTTAGAAACAGGAGCACATGATTAACGGAGGACAATGAAGTCTTTTTTCTCCAAGATGCTAAtctttctgatttttttttaaacAACTTATTTCGAGATGCAGCGAGTATCAAGTGGTGCCTCTACATTTAATAATATTTTTTATAACATGGCACTTTTGGACAACATAATAAACTTTATAATGTTCACTTGGAATTTTAGGCTCTGTACTGAAATCATAAAGCTGCGTGCCAGAGCAAATGGCTGGTGGCGGCTTCTTATGTTTTTGCAGGTCTTTGGAAGCATGATGTGGAATTTATGTGGGTTTTGCTGGGTGCGGCTGCCAGCTACCTGCTTTCACTGTTTCTTAAAAGGGTGCTAAACCATGAAAGACCGTCAGATTTACGGTCTGATCCTGGGATGCCATCCTCCCATGCACAATCCATCTGCTATGCTGCGACGTTCCTAGTTCTTTCATGTAAGAACTTCAGAAAGACTCCAGCGTTCGAACTTACTCTAACCATGATGATACGGCGCTCTCCTGCCAACACTATAAAATCAAAGAGCTACTAAGTGTGTTGATAATAGCATTGTTTTCTTTTAGCAACTTTTTGTTGTTTCGCTATGTGGCTCTGCATGCTGATAAATAAACGATGAGTAAAACTATAAAAAAATTAATATGATATGCTTAATTTTGGCTCAAGTTTTTTTATTTCAAGATTAAGAAAAACAACTTTTGAAATGTGCAAGTCATCCGTTTTGTTTCGAAATGCAGTGTACCACTACCTTGGGACAAACTATCTGACGATGATCCTTGGACCAGCAACTCTGTCAACGGCCTTCTATCTGGTAAGAACCATGTCCAGTCATATCCCTGAATGTTGACATCCTCGCATCATCATCAGGCTGTAATTAATTTAAGGCGTCCTCTGCAATCTCTAACTCCGATCCTATCCGTGTGCAGTCATGGCTACGGGTGTCGCGGCGCCTTCACACGCTGAACCAGGTCATGGCGGGCGCTGCCGTAGGATCTGCCTTCGGTGCCCTGTGGTTTGTGCTCTGGCGCTCGCTCGTGCAGGAGGCAATTGCTTCGTCGCCGTCGGCGAAGATTGCGGCCATCCTCGTATCAGCAGCATCCTGTGTCGGTGTCATCGTTTACATGATGGGCCATTGGGTCAAGACTGAGTGATTGTACCTCACAGCTGCAGTTGGTAACAAACGTTCTTGCTGGACAAATTAGAAATTATTATGAGTAAATATTCATGAAACATGACAGTTCAAAGCCCACTGAACAAAAAAGATCAGTTTTggccaaaaaaaaaacagagagagaCCCTGCTGATCAACAAGATCGCAATGAGGACGGGTAGCTCCAGGGACTCAACAATATGCTTACTTAGGTTCTGTTTGGTTAGCTATTACAAGTAGCCACAAAATTTTGCCATACTTTATTTAAGATTTGACTAAAATAATGAGCGTACGACTTGTAAAGTCTATGGCTAAAAAGCTGCGGCACGCCAAAACTTATAGCGTGAACCAAACACCTAAAAAGAAGTACGGCAAACTATACGTAATAGTTAACTAAACATGCTTTTCGTCTCATTATAGAACCAATGCTGGTATCACGTTGCTCCGTGATGTCTACGCGCGCGTACCGTCCCCCAATGCCCTGTCGATGGTACGGGCTGCTTCGTACGGAATGGGGCTTAGTTTTTATTCACAACCATGCGTCAACCACCATCGTGCCACTGCCATCAACCCCCACCCAAAAAGGCATTTGAACATttgggcctgtttagatcggCGCATAAAGGTAAAtttttttttgcgtttacagcgtTTTTGTCTTTACGCATCTAAACGGACCGGcgcatttttttttttttgcatttgggccctgtaaacgcaaaaaaattTTGCAAcggaatcttgccaatttgaattactaaatgaagtctatttacaaaactttttgcacagatgggctgtaaatcgcgagacgaatctaatgatgctaattaatccatgattaagcaataattagcggatgtttactgtagcatcagTGTCgcaacatggattaagtaggctcattggattcgtctcgcgatttacagcccatccatgtaaaaagttttataaatagacttcatttagtacttcaaattggtaagattccttcgaaaattttgcgtttacggtttttttgcgtttacagccgccattttgcgtttacacgtttttgcgtttacatgggatctaaacaggcccttttGTATCACGCCCGGATGGAATAAATCTCCCCGCGTGATAAACTCCTAGCTCCTcttacaaaaaaaaagaaaaaaaacccTCCTAGTCCTAGCTCCTGTTCACTTTAAACCTCACGAACTCTCCTGGCTTCCCGGCTGATAATCAATCTCATGACTTTTTTTTTTCAACAAAAAAATCTCATGACAACATAAATAGGAGCATAGGAGCTTCTTTTCGCAAGAGCACAGCCACCAAAGTTCAACCGCACCAAACAGGCAAAACACCCCAAGCTTGCTTGTCTTGCCCTCCGTCCTCCTCCCAGCCTCTCCTCCAATCGTCCCAGGGCCAAACAAGGCGTCAACCACAGCAGGGGCAACCTGCCAAACACCACAATCCATCCAAACCCCGGCAAGCTCCCTAATCCCCTCCCCCCGGAGCCGTCGAGATGCTCCCTTCCTCCATTGGCTCAGCTCCCGCCGCGCCGTCTCGCGCCCGCTGGTCGCCGCTCCAGGAGCCATGCCCTGCTTGTTGCTTCCAGCTCCGTCGCCTCGCCCCTGTCTAATCGCTTCGCTGCGTCGACCGCCGCGCTCCTGCAAAGATCGGTTCTTGCTGCCCGGGACCCGGAGGCGGCCAAGGCTGCGGCGGCTGGGCTTGCGCATGGCCGAGATGGCCAGGGTTGGGAGCGGCGGGGAGCCGTTGCCGGAGGTCGGGGTTTCCGTGGAGAGTGACCCGATGCTGGGAGGGGAGGAGTCGCCCGGCCAGAGAAGGGAGGCGAGCCGGTGGGCGCCCGTCGAGGCGGCGCTGAACCGGATGGTTAGTTTTTTCTTGGCGTTGAGCTATCAGCTAGGGATGTTCTTGATAAAGACTAGTCTGACTTCATGGGTACAAATGTGCAACCCGAAAGATTCTGAGATTCACATTCGTCTTACAGCACTTTTAGGACATGCAGAAGAGCTTAGTAGACTCTGAAACTTGCTAGCCAAGCTGAAAAGAAGGTTGCACAGAACCAAACAGCTTACCAAAAGGCACTAAAGCTCCAGCATATTCTGATTCCTCAATCTATAGGGAATGTGCAATGCCCTAGCGTTACAATCTGTTTATCTTTGTAGATGTCTAGTTGCAGCTTGTAATGATCTCTACTTTCATGAGCTAGACTGTTTTCATATGGTATTTCAAAACTGAAATGTAGAATCTTCGAATCTGAATTTAAATGCCCTAATTTTTAAAATTGCATCTGGAAAGTTTCAGTGATGAATTTAGGATGTTCTGGCTTCGTGTCGAGTTGCTGACAAACATTATACTATTTGAAATGACCTTTTTCACTAGAACTTAAGCTTAGCTTTGTGATATCTGCTTATGGGCCTGTGCTGAAATATAAATACTGTGCGCCAGAGTAAGTGGCTGGTGGCCGGTTGTTTTACTTTAGCAGTTCTTTGGAAGCATGATGCTGAAATTATCTGGATTTCGCTGGGTGCGGTTGCCAACTCTCTGCTTTCAATGATTCTGAAAAAGATGCTAAACCATGAAAGACCTTCATCAGCTTTGCGGTCTGATCCTGGGATGCCATCATCCCATGCACAATCCATTTTCTATGCTGCGACCGTCCTAATTCTTTCATGTAAGTACTTAAGAATTTATCCAGTGTTTGGATATGATTTAATCATGATATGACATTTCAATATACTCTCCTGCGCCAACGCTAGAAGCATAAGGCTGGTTATGCAACATAGATGGCTTAAGTGTGTtgataataatatatatatttctATTAGTAAATTTTTTTGCTTTGCTTTGTGGCTCTTCCTTGCCAACCAATAAAATGAGTAAGACTAAATTAGATATGACATACTTATTTTGTTCTCTGGATTTTTATGACAGTAAACAAAGATAAGCAAACTTTTCACTCTAAATCCTTGAGACTAGCACATACCTACTGTTCCTCCATGATTAATACGTATCAAATACCCTTTTTCTCCAGTATAACAAAATGTGTGATTCATCTATTTTCTTTTGAAATGTAGTGTACTGCTGGATTGGGACAAATTATCTGACCGTGATTCTTGGGCCTGCAACTTTGTCAGTGGCCGCCTATCTGGTAAGAATAATGCCCAACTAAGTTATACCATGTCTCCGTCCCTCGGTTTGGTCTAGTGAAGTGTTCCTTGGAGGCTCCTGCATGTTCAATCATATCATGAATGCTTCCATTCTCATAACATCAGGCTGTAGTTTTATGTCATTGGCTGCAAGCTAACTCTGGTCCTATTCATGTGCAGTCATGGTTACGGGTGTCCCAGCGCCTTCATACACTAAACCAGGTCATGGTGGGAGCTGCTGTAGGATCTGCCTTCGGTGCTCTATGGTTTGTGCTCTGGCATTCACTTGTGCAGGAGGCATTCGCTGCTTCACTGTTGGTCCGGATTGTAGTCATCCTTGGATCATCAGTATTTTGTGTTGGCTTTGGCATCTACATGATACGTTATTGGCTCAAGGATGAGTGATTGTACTTCCTAGCTGCAGGCCTGCAATGGGAGATTGATTGATAGGCAATGGGAGATTGATTGGTAGCAGACTGTTTTGCCTGGACTTTGGATTATCACATTGGAGACTGTTCTGAAGGGAAGCTTACAAGTCATCATGGTTCCAAAGCCCACGGGAGCAAAAAATTCAGTTCCAATCTATAATTCATTTTTATTTACTAATGCGGGAAAGCTCCTCCACGTGTAATAGCAAATAATTGATCTTATGGTTTACTTTCCTTTTTACTCGTTTTTTGCTTGGATTTTAGTTTTGGCTGAATATTAATACTTCGTTGCTTCCATTCTGTTCTGGAAAAAAAAAATAGAGCACGTGAGAAACCATTCATTATGTTTATGAAGATATGGAGAAATTGTAAATTGTAAATGGCTGTAAAAGAAACATTTAATTGGCGAATATGGTTCCAGGCTCGTTTCCCCAATGATGCTGAGGAAAACAAGTATCCTTCGCGGTGATCCACAAAGCTGTGAATTGTAGTATATCTCTATTGACACTATGTTCCAAGATCAAAGTAGCATGATGTACAAGAGCTAACATTATCCGGGTACTATTTGCGCCCAGCAACGTTACTCGAAATACTGCCAGTGGCTATCCAGCACGAGATTAGAGGAATGCAAACTAGATGTGGCATCTGGCAGGACCTTTGTAATTGCCGAGCATAGCCATGAAGGGTGACGGCACTGTATTCAGCCTACAAAACTCCACTAGGGTAAACAAGAATCACCCAAACAGAGAGCATAACCATGCTAGATGCAATTACAATCGGAAAATCTGAGTCTAAATCAATTCGGAAACAGCAAAACTTCCATGATCCATCTCTTAGTTTGAGAACAGGAACAAAACTGTAGATGACAAAATCAACTCCACTTGAGTTGGGCACGGATTACTAACCATGTCGACATTCCTCATATTATTTGCTCAACCAGCTATGCAAAGAGATTTACGGTGATTGGAATGAAGCCAATCCTGAACGGAGATGGCCCATCCAACATTTTTTACAGAGGAAGCGACAAATGAGGATTGTAGCGATCACAGCCGATCGCCAAAAGAGAAAACTTATACAACCTTTTTTTCCTCTAGGAGTATAGTTAGAGCTTTGTTAGGCTTCTGAAAGGATGAGATACGTCTTCGTCCTAGCTCTATTCGCTGGAGGGGCTATTTGAATCTGCACTTGCTTGGGGCTGCGATGAAGGGAGGTAGGACCAGGCGATGGCTGTGGCACCAAGGGTGACTGCAAGCCCCACTGAACCCCAGAACCACTTCTGTCGCTTCTTACGTTCCTTCCGTTGTTGCCTTGACATCTCTGCAAACCATAAGAAAAAATAATTCAAGCATCAATCTATTACAGCACTAAAATCATGCGACATAAAGCAACGGGAGAAACAATCTATGCATGGTGGTCATATGCAATCTTCCATTCAATACTTCTGGAACAAAGCAGCCAACAATAAGATGACTTAATCAAGACAACTGAACATATTTTGTGTTAGTTCAGACCTAGAAAACAGATATGATATAATCTGGACATGTAACATAGAATGCATGTAGCTTTTGTATCCAGTTTCCACAAATATTTCATCTCTTACCTAATTTATCAAAGATCAGGAAATACTATGCAATATGCAGTGTTCTAAAGACCACTAGGAGTTACACAGAAGGATAAAGCCAATGCCTAGGTGCCAACTAGAATGCTGCTAAGTAGTCAGCTTTTGAGCAGTGATAAGCATGACAATAAATATACTAATTGCAATGACAAAAGTACTTACCAATGGCTTCTTGATTTCTTTGAGACATCTCCCTGTTTGCCGCTTCATAGTACTGGACCCTATCTGACAGCCTTGCAATCTCAAAGTTCTTTGCTGCAATCACAGTTTCCATCTCTGATTCCACTTCAGCACGAGATAAACCCCGTGCGATAGCAGCGGCTACAAGTTGTGAAACAGTTATTTGTTGGCACAACTCAGCTCCAGGATCCATGCTTGAATCATCAGTATTCTCAGCTATACTTGGAGATGGAAGTGATAAGGCAACAAGAGATAGGTGGTGACTCAGCTTCCTCCATTCTGTTTGCCAGTTCTCAAGTGCTTCTTCTGCCTGCTTCCTCCTCTCTATTTCCATTAACAGACTCAACCTCATTTCACGGAGATCATCATCCATGGCTCGAGAAGATCGAGTTCCACCATCACTGGATATTTCTAAATTTTAGACAGATAAAAAGGTTGGAGTTAGCACAAAAGCAACATAGTGATCGCTAGTTCTGAATAAACAAAGAGGCATCCAGCAATTCCAGTAGAACGAAGAGATTAACTGAAACTGTGCCCATGCAATATTTAGCCTACCCTAAACATTCCCAGCACTGGGGGTTCAAGAGATAGCTCATGCTATCAGTCATTACAATGCAATAGATGACTGAGGCAAATCAAAACTATTACTCCTGAAAAAAACTAAAACCCTAAAGGGAACTAAAGACTTTGTATAAGTGTTGAAGTTTCAAACCACACATACTCCGTGTAGAAACCCTGAAACTAACACATACCATGGGAAAATCATATGTAGGATGAAATTTGTGTATCTCAACAATAAGTTGTGTGCATAAATTGCTCCACAACAAAAAGTATCAGGTGGGGAAAATTGGTCCATTGAACTTTAGAACTGGAGAAATTGTTAATGTCAAAGAATTAACTCGTACAATCAATCATACTTTTAAAATACACTGCAACTAAACTAGTATAACCCAGAGATAATGCGATTAATCATACATCTAAGGGTGAAACCATAGAAGGATATTTCTCCAACTAAGCTGCTACTGTTTTTGATATATGAGCTATTGCTATAGTGAACCAGGAATTTAGAGTATCTGCTAAAGAATATTGCACTCGCTAACAAGATAATTTTCAACATTGTTTTAACAGTAATACCATCAtacctggcatacatatagatATGAAAGAAAAATAAGTTTAGTAAACTGATTGGTACCTTCAAAGGCATCATAGAATTCTGCACCAGGTGTGCCAACAGACGTCCCAAGAGGAGAACTGGGCTTCCACCACCGCTCATGCATGCCAACATCATCAACCTCATTATTGCTAGCCACACTCATGGAATCCTGAAGTTCAAAGAAGGCATCAGTCTCAGCATTCTTTGGTGCCCCACCATTTGAAGGCCTTCCAACATTGACAGGCCTCACGAATGCTTCAAGACTTCCACGCTGAAACTCAAACTCAGGCTGATCCTGCAGGATTTTAGCTGCCACAGATCCCTCGACCTTCTGGAGCAATTCATCCTGCCCATTCAAAGGCTCTTCCAGACCACTGTCACCTTCAGCTTGACCATTGCCCACTTGCTGAAACGCAAACTCAGGCTCATGCACTACAATGGGTTCATCACTTTTGGGCAAACCAGGCAGTATCGCAGGGAGCTTCAGCTGGCTGCCCTCACTCACAGCATCACCCTGGGAGAGGGTCTTGGCAAGGGAGGCACCTCGCCTCTTATGGTTGATGATGTACGGTGACCAGGTTCCTGGGAATGAGGAAGGCGAGTCCGGTAGGGTCGTGCTCTC
Coding sequences within it:
- the LOC112881772 gene encoding lipid phosphate phosphatase epsilon 2, chloroplastic-like isoform X2 — protein: MPCLLLPAPSPRPCLIASLRRPPRSCKDRFLLPGTRRRPRLRRLGLRMAEMARVGSGGEPLPEVGVSVESDPMLGGEESPGQRREASRWAPVEAALNRMSKWLVAGCFTLAVLWKHDAEIIWISLGAVANSLLSMILKKMLNHERPSSALRSDPGMPSSHAQSIFYAATVLILSLYCWIGTNYLTVILGPATLSVAAYLSWLRVSQRLHTLNQVMVGAAVGSAFGALWPAMGD
- the LOC112902930 gene encoding lipid phosphate phosphatase epsilon 2, chloroplastic-like, with protein sequence MGRSCQTFKPHRCPSPGGPQDALSSSIRLDQLPPRCPVSSSPRTMSSLLLQSPRARLLLTAPSSRRHLQCKEHLLLPRRMPRVRLGVRMADTAWVESGGGASPEVGVSAEGGAVQDLGRDDELRGPSPEANGWATVEAALNWVSKWLVAASYVFAGLWKHDVEFMWVLLGAAASYLLSLFLKRVLNHERPSDLRSDPGMPSSHAQSICYAATFLVLSLYHYLGTNYLTMILGPATLSTAFYLSWLRVSRRLHTLNQVMAGAAVGSAFGALWFVLWRSLVQEAIASSPSAKIAAILVSAASCVGVIVYMMGHWVKTE
- the LOC112881761 gene encoding uncharacterized protein LOC112881761, which codes for MPTITHYVLDPFLETGSPAQVQKAPSKPPPPPPDKATPVPVVPVRTQTSPASLYATPESTTLPDSPSSFPGTWSPYIINHKRRGASLAKTLSQGDAVSEGSQLKLPAILPGLPKSDEPIVVHEPEFAFQQVGNGQAEGDSGLEEPLNGQDELLQKVEGSVAAKILQDQPEFEFQRGSLEAFVRPVNVGRPSNGGAPKNAETDAFFELQDSMSVASNNEVDDVGMHERWWKPSSPLGTSVGTPGAEFYDAFEEISSDGGTRSSRAMDDDLREMRLSLLMEIERRKQAEEALENWQTEWRKLSHHLSLVALSLPSPSIAENTDDSSMDPGAELCQQITVSQLVAAAIARGLSRAEVESEMETVIAAKNFEIARLSDRVQYYEAANREMSQRNQEAIEMSRQQRKERKKRQKWFWGSVGLAVTLGATAIAWSYLPSSQPQASADSNSPSSE
- the LOC112881772 gene encoding lipid phosphate phosphatase epsilon 1, chloroplastic-like isoform X1 translates to MPCLLLPAPSPRPCLIASLRRPPRSCKDRFLLPGTRRRPRLRRLGLRMAEMARVGSGGEPLPEVGVSVESDPMLGGEESPGQRREASRWAPVEAALNRMSKWLVAGCFTLAVLWKHDAEIIWISLGAVANSLLSMILKKMLNHERPSSALRSDPGMPSSHAQSIFYAATVLILSLYCWIGTNYLTVILGPATLSVAAYLSWLRVSQRLHTLNQVMVGAAVGSAFGALWFVLWHSLVQEAFAASLLVRIVVILGSSVFCVGFGIYMIRYWLKDE